One Bombus fervidus isolate BK054 chromosome 7, iyBomFerv1, whole genome shotgun sequence genomic region harbors:
- the LOC139988861 gene encoding uncharacterized protein yields GLPQDPTGSGSSSSSSSSDLAESDDRNDDDDDDDDNDDDDNDDHLDNIDEENRLARVTAGSLLDHLARRDGDAYEGVVNEERSLEFLATYRGVPYDSRSMSKVTDYDRRYDHQFAAREYTETTLTESVNRLQDYNSSSSSSSANSLDGLCQGHQRIVSDLNRGNESSTRDHYMVPTRDPRELNERILSLFNPQFLPNFNDMMMYVGNQYDARRSPPPRSRSMADGESRLFRSSSCRKKRVGASSMFFRRGLTYETARK; encoded by the coding sequence GGCTTGCCGCAGGACCCCACGGGTTCCggctcttcttcttcctcctcttcctccgaTCTCGCGGAATCAGACGATcgcaacgacgacgacgacgacgacgacgacaacgatgacgacgacaacgacgatcATCTGGATAACATCGACGAGGAGAATCGGTTGGCACGTGTCACCGCCGGTTCCCTGCTTGATCATCTGGCCAGACGTGACGGGGATGCCTACGAAGGTGTGGTCAATGAGGAGAGATCGCTCGAGTTCCTTGCCACCTACAGGGGGGTGCCTTACGATTCACGATCGATGTCGAAGGTGACCGATTACGACAGAAGATACGACCACCAGTTCGCCGCGCGAGAGTATACGGAGACAACGTTAACGGAATCGGTGAACAGGCTTCAGGATTACAACAGCagtagcagcagcagcagcgcGAACAGTCTCGATGGTCTCTGCCAGGGACATCAACGAATAGTCAGCGATTTGAATCGCGGCAACGAATCGAGCACGCGCGATCATTACATGGTACCCACTCGTGATCCCAGGGAACTCAATGAAAGAATCTTGTCGCTGTTCAATCCACAGTTCCTGCCGAACTTTAACGACATGATGATGTACGTGGGGAATCAGTACGACGCCAGACGAAGCCCACCGCCCAGATCACGATCGATGGCCGACGGAGAGAGTCGTTTGTTCAGGAGCTCGAGTTGTCGAAAGAAACGCGTCGGTGCGAGCTCAATGTTCTTCCGCCGTGGATTGACGTACGAAACGGCGCGCAAGTGA